The following are encoded in a window of Polynucleobacter sp. VK25 genomic DNA:
- a CDS encoding sulfite exporter TauE/SafE family protein: MDYSILISPCLGLIVGLLMGLTGAGGGILSVPLLVFILHLPVAEAAPISLSAIALSAGVGALLGLKNKILRYKAAGFMAIFGLILSPIGLWASQRIPNAPLLILFSCTLFYVSIRLYRQAYKEIHGISDFEGKPPPPCLLDTSRGKLAWNIPCARALMLSGGLAGFLSGLLGVGGGFVIVPALKRYTDLPVKSIVATSLGVLAIISSGGVIFSGISGNLDLTLAAPFSLGALIGLLIGRAFGKELSGPRLQQIFAVLTFVVAVSLILKGLNSL; encoded by the coding sequence ATGGACTACTCAATTCTCATCAGCCCCTGCTTGGGCCTTATTGTGGGCTTATTAATGGGTCTGACTGGTGCTGGCGGCGGAATCCTGTCCGTTCCTTTACTGGTATTCATCTTGCATTTGCCAGTAGCTGAAGCAGCCCCTATCTCCCTTTCTGCAATTGCGCTCTCTGCAGGAGTTGGCGCCCTATTAGGTTTAAAAAATAAGATTCTTCGCTATAAAGCTGCGGGATTCATGGCAATATTTGGTTTGATACTTTCTCCAATAGGATTATGGGCATCACAACGCATTCCCAATGCTCCCCTATTAATTCTTTTTAGCTGCACACTGTTCTACGTTTCTATTCGCCTATATCGACAGGCTTACAAAGAAATTCACGGCATATCTGATTTTGAGGGCAAGCCTCCGCCGCCATGCTTATTAGATACTTCCAGGGGAAAGCTAGCATGGAATATTCCATGTGCAAGAGCACTCATGTTATCCGGCGGGTTGGCAGGATTTCTTTCTGGCTTACTTGGGGTTGGCGGAGGATTCGTCATTGTTCCTGCATTAAAACGCTACACAGATTTGCCCGTTAAGTCGATTGTTGCTACCTCACTAGGAGTACTAGCAATCATCTCTAGCGGCGGCGTTATATTTTCAGGAATCTCTGGCAATCTGGATTTGACTCTTGCAGCGCCTTTTTCACTAGGCGCTTTAATTGGCCTGCTAATTGGTAGAGCATTTGGCAAAGAGCTCAGCGGTCCAAGATTGCAACAAATTTTTGCTGTGTTGACGTTTGTCGTGGCTGTCAGCCTCATTCTTAAAGGGCTTAATAGTCTATGA
- a CDS encoding MBL fold metallo-hydrolase yields the protein MKSLIQANVEAFFDPETWTFTYVVYAGKQSQCVVIDSVMNYDPKSGRISTKSADEVIGFIQSEQLQLTWVLETHAHADHLTAAPYIQSKLGGKIVIGDHITSVQNVFKGVFNLDDQFAIDGSQFDYLLQDGESLQFGDLTLKALYVPGHTPACMAYEIGDALFVGDTLFMPDVGTARCDFPGGSAQDLYRSIQKVLAYPDETRLYMCHDYPPTDRAAAYCTTVGEEKKSNIHVHTGISEEQFVQMRNKRDATLDMPNLILPSIQVNIRAGYLPTPEVNGKTYLKIPVNIL from the coding sequence ATGAAATCACTCATTCAAGCCAATGTTGAGGCCTTTTTTGATCCAGAAACTTGGACTTTTACCTACGTTGTTTATGCTGGAAAGCAAAGCCAATGCGTAGTAATTGATTCGGTCATGAACTATGACCCTAAATCAGGTCGCATCTCTACAAAATCTGCTGATGAGGTTATTGGCTTTATACAAAGTGAACAACTGCAGCTAACTTGGGTTTTAGAAACCCATGCTCATGCAGATCATCTAACAGCAGCGCCCTATATCCAAAGTAAGCTGGGCGGTAAGATTGTTATTGGAGATCACATTACTAGCGTTCAGAACGTTTTTAAGGGTGTCTTCAATTTGGATGATCAATTTGCGATTGATGGATCTCAATTTGATTATTTATTGCAAGACGGTGAATCCCTTCAATTTGGAGATCTCACCTTAAAAGCGCTTTATGTTCCAGGACATACTCCTGCTTGTATGGCTTATGAAATCGGCGATGCCTTATTTGTTGGGGATACTTTATTTATGCCTGATGTTGGTACAGCGCGTTGCGACTTTCCAGGAGGCAGTGCTCAAGATTTGTATAGGTCTATTCAGAAAGTATTGGCTTATCCTGATGAGACTAGGCTGTATATGTGCCATGATTACCCGCCTACTGATCGTGCCGCAGCCTACTGCACAACAGTTGGCGAGGAAAAGAAGTCCAATATTCATGTGCATACAGGTATTAGCGAAGAACAATTTGTGCAAATGCGCAATAAACGTGACGCTACCTTAGATATGCCCAATCTCATACTACCGTCTATTCAGGTCAATATCCGTGCTGGCTACCTGCCCACACCTGAGGTCAATGGTAAGACCTATTTGAAAATCCCCGTAAATATTCTTTGA
- a CDS encoding metalloregulator ArsR/SmtB family transcription factor, with the protein MTITKSELKKMQASAADACKLMKVLSNSDRMMLLCEIGQGEKCVSELEDALDLHQPTLSQQLTVLRKEKLVKTRRAGKQIYYSLASEVAVAVMSLLYKYYCKR; encoded by the coding sequence ATGACTATTACAAAATCTGAACTGAAAAAAATGCAGGCATCAGCAGCCGATGCCTGCAAGTTAATGAAGGTCTTATCAAATAGCGACCGAATGATGTTGTTATGTGAAATTGGCCAAGGTGAAAAATGTGTTAGTGAGCTGGAGGATGCGTTAGATTTACATCAGCCCACTTTATCTCAGCAATTAACAGTCCTGCGCAAAGAAAAGTTAGTAAAGACACGTAGAGCAGGTAAGCAAATTTACTATTCCCTGGCTAGTGAGGTTGCTGTGGCTGTAATGAGTCTGCTTTACAAATACTATTGCAAAAGGTAG
- a CDS encoding DUF2892 domain-containing protein: protein MKCNVGGIDRILRIAIGTLLVGLAANGVVGWWGWLGVIPLATGLFRFCPAYPLLGISSCGNSSSKDSCCK from the coding sequence ATGAAATGCAATGTCGGCGGTATTGATCGGATTCTCAGGATTGCAATAGGCACACTATTAGTTGGCCTAGCTGCAAATGGGGTAGTAGGTTGGTGGGGCTGGCTTGGTGTCATTCCACTTGCAACAGGCTTATTCCGTTTTTGCCCCGCTTATCCATTGCTAGGCATTAGTTCATGCGGGAATTCGTCTAGTAAAGACTCATGCTGTAAGTAA
- a CDS encoding DUF6803 family protein, with the protein MNMTHYMQLLAENQPWNLMIFMAIPIVLAETLAITELYILFTRRFHGFVWSLNRFAGAAVGIYFIGVIGYLLMTAVIPITQAGEWRTVIDIVAVGSYLTGGLPLIWIALQEMGFVNKKLNQEGKLKIHAICVALFLVFGHVAMISGMLDPGLLGYQGAAHSVDAPMPSPHSH; encoded by the coding sequence ATGAATATGACCCATTACATGCAGTTGTTAGCTGAGAATCAGCCGTGGAATTTGATGATTTTCATGGCGATTCCCATTGTGCTTGCTGAAACTTTAGCTATTACTGAACTCTATATTTTATTTACCAGAAGGTTTCATGGTTTCGTCTGGAGTTTGAACCGCTTTGCTGGCGCAGCTGTTGGGATTTACTTTATTGGCGTTATTGGCTATCTCTTAATGACTGCAGTAATTCCAATTACTCAAGCGGGAGAGTGGAGAACGGTAATCGATATAGTGGCAGTTGGATCTTATTTGACTGGTGGATTACCGTTGATTTGGATTGCCTTGCAGGAAATGGGCTTTGTAAACAAGAAATTAAACCAAGAGGGTAAGTTAAAGATCCATGCAATCTGCGTTGCGCTCTTCTTAGTCTTTGGCCACGTTGCTATGATTAGTGGAATGCTTGATCCTGGCTTGCTTGGCTATCAGGGTGCAGCCCACTCAGTGGATGCACCAATGCCTTCCCCTCACTCACATTGA
- a CDS encoding FAD:protein FMN transferase, producing MIRCKPLLGTFVEISMDQDEGHAAIENAFAAIQNVHDLMGFHNPESELSQINQRAHSEAVEIHPWTARVIQIAKEIHFESNGLFDCGIGHRLVAAGLLPRHITFSNHELGGIEDIHFLAPDLIKSSRPVCLDFGGIAKGFAVDMAVRVLASEGVISGSVNAGGDLRVFGNTTFPIQIRNPEIPEELIEIGSLENGAIATSSLYFAKRDQQKSYLINPLAHHPLDVHVEVSGSFSILAKECVYADALTKVLALSNNENHPCFERFSAQALRIAA from the coding sequence ATGATTCGCTGCAAACCCCTTCTTGGAACCTTTGTTGAGATCTCTATGGATCAAGACGAGGGGCATGCAGCTATTGAAAACGCTTTTGCAGCCATTCAAAATGTTCATGACCTTATGGGATTTCATAACCCCGAAAGTGAGCTGAGCCAGATTAATCAACGGGCTCACTCAGAGGCAGTAGAAATTCATCCATGGACTGCACGAGTCATTCAAATCGCAAAGGAGATTCATTTTGAATCCAATGGTCTATTTGATTGCGGCATTGGACATCGTCTAGTTGCCGCAGGTCTACTGCCTCGTCACATCACTTTTTCCAATCATGAGCTTGGCGGTATTGAAGATATCCATTTCTTGGCGCCTGATCTCATTAAGTCCTCCCGGCCAGTCTGCTTGGATTTTGGTGGCATTGCTAAAGGGTTTGCGGTAGATATGGCGGTCAGAGTCCTGGCATCAGAAGGCGTTATCTCAGGCTCCGTCAATGCAGGTGGCGACCTGCGTGTATTTGGTAACACCACTTTCCCAATTCAAATTCGCAATCCCGAGATACCTGAAGAGTTGATTGAAATTGGCTCCTTGGAAAATGGTGCCATTGCGACAAGCAGCCTTTACTTTGCAAAAAGAGATCAGCAGAAAAGTTATCTCATCAATCCCTTGGCCCATCATCCGCTTGATGTGCATGTAGAGGTTTCAGGCTCGTTTTCCATCCTTGCTAAAGAGTGTGTTTATGCAGATGCACTTACAAAAGTCTTAGCTTTATCCAATAATGAGAATCACCCATGCTTTGAGCGCTTCTCCGCTCAGGCGCTGAGGATTGCAGCATGA
- a CDS encoding FMN-binding protein encodes MIWKPNPLALIGLAMISAPIIAHAKIYVSAEQAQKILFPNKTLTKNPIIITDDLQDKMRTASSIRHPFQGDRIWKSTDGSWLVIDEVVGKHEMITYAVAINPNGSIAGIEILEYVESYGYEVAEAQWRKQFVGKTVNDPIKLNQDIQNIGGATLSCKHLTDGVKRVAVLHELALKNTAPAFVPTQAAKTK; translated from the coding sequence ATGATCTGGAAACCTAACCCCTTAGCCCTTATTGGCCTAGCAATGATTAGTGCGCCAATCATTGCTCATGCAAAAATATATGTTTCTGCAGAGCAAGCCCAGAAAATACTCTTTCCTAATAAGACGCTAACAAAAAATCCCATCATCATTACCGATGATCTGCAAGATAAGATGCGTACTGCGTCTAGCATTCGCCACCCCTTTCAGGGCGATCGAATATGGAAGTCGACTGATGGAAGCTGGTTGGTGATCGATGAGGTTGTTGGCAAGCATGAAATGATTACCTATGCTGTTGCCATTAACCCCAATGGCAGTATCGCAGGCATTGAAATTTTGGAATACGTTGAGTCTTATGGCTATGAAGTAGCAGAAGCGCAATGGCGTAAACAATTTGTAGGCAAGACCGTAAATGACCCTATAAAACTGAATCAAGATATTCAAAACATTGGGGGTGCCACACTATCTTGTAAGCATCTCACCGATGGAGTGAAGCGGGTTGCTGTTCTCCATGAGTTGGCTCTAAAAAATACTGCGCCAGCATTCGTGCCAACACAAGCAGCCAAAACAAAATGA
- a CDS encoding DUF6662 family protein — translation MKLTVNRLLAFSLLLVATLHCSFAHAGEGAFGWIYTLDLQPKGKLEFEQRLQLNKQQASGSYNAWLSRTELEYGLSNDLQIAGYLNSYYVNANQNYTNPEACGDAPTCTGGQPVPESHNPATPYRKSGIEGGSLEAIYRITNPVTSPVGVGLYLEPTLGRNKNEIEARLLLQSNFIDDRLIVAGNVVVANEQLKFVGNGNVPESMLDFLVGASYRFAPKWSAGVEARFHNDYSSYNLQNQVQKATFVGPNMHYAAKDWWITGAWRYQLKGNTCMGDGTAECSNARVWDSHSVNEFIVKVGFPLN, via the coding sequence ATGAAATTGACCGTTAATAGACTTCTAGCCTTTAGCCTTTTATTAGTAGCTACCCTTCATTGCTCGTTTGCTCACGCTGGTGAAGGGGCATTTGGGTGGATATATACCCTAGATTTACAACCTAAGGGCAAGCTGGAATTTGAGCAGCGCCTACAGCTCAATAAACAGCAGGCTAGTGGCTCATACAATGCCTGGCTTTCTAGAACGGAACTTGAATACGGTCTTAGCAACGATTTACAAATTGCCGGTTACCTGAACTCGTATTACGTAAACGCTAACCAAAATTACACCAATCCGGAAGCCTGTGGTGATGCACCTACCTGCACAGGCGGCCAGCCAGTTCCCGAAAGCCACAATCCAGCGACACCATATCGAAAAAGCGGCATTGAAGGTGGATCTCTAGAGGCAATTTATCGCATCACCAATCCGGTCACTTCACCCGTAGGAGTTGGTCTTTATCTCGAACCTACACTTGGTCGCAATAAAAATGAAATTGAAGCAAGACTGTTATTGCAATCAAACTTTATTGATGATCGTTTAATTGTCGCTGGCAACGTAGTAGTTGCAAACGAGCAATTGAAATTCGTTGGCAACGGAAATGTGCCTGAATCAATGTTGGATTTCTTGGTGGGCGCTAGCTATCGATTTGCGCCTAAATGGTCTGCCGGTGTAGAAGCGCGTTTCCATAATGATTACTCAAGTTACAACCTACAAAACCAAGTACAAAAAGCCACCTTTGTTGGCCCCAATATGCACTACGCAGCCAAAGACTGGTGGATCACTGGGGCTTGGCGTTATCAATTAAAAGGTAACACCTGCATGGGCGACGGCACAGCTGAATGCTCCAACGCCCGTGTTTGGGATAGTCATTCAGTAAATGAATTCATCGTCAAAGTTGGCTTCCCCCTCAATTAA
- a CDS encoding DUF3820 family protein encodes MNAESLEKLVLMKMPFGKYAGRALADLPGNYLAWFAREGFPKSELGQLLELMHTLDHNGLRGLLAPIQRAHGLQAKSKLL; translated from the coding sequence ATGAACGCAGAGTCCTTGGAAAAACTGGTTTTGATGAAGATGCCCTTTGGTAAATATGCGGGGCGTGCATTGGCTGATTTGCCGGGGAATTATTTGGCGTGGTTTGCTCGAGAAGGTTTTCCGAAGAGTGAGCTTGGTCAGTTGCTAGAGTTGATGCACACGCTAGATCACAATGGTTTGCGTGGACTGTTGGCGCCCATACAGCGCGCGCATGGGCTGCAGGCTAAATCCAAATTACTTTGA
- a CDS encoding DNA/RNA non-specific endonuclease, which produces MEIFERELLHLDSMKFLRNLIAFVAISTSFNALAAFEDCKDLFPAQQIPTTPQAGRDLCFDSFAIYYSPQDKKPIYTVERLNKEQFSSPHPRRSNQFYEEARLPFAERSLLADYRGSGYDRGHNAPAGDMSNERAMAQSFSLANMMPQARQNNQGIWAKNVEEPTRAYVKRAFGDVYVFTGSTGNIGSIGRSRVTIPGYIYKLVYDPSKNTAWAYWVENTNDAMMSPPISYQELVQKTGIDFHLPLDGNSNQPPLAATEPMKSKAQKPLLGGWYPVFFDEYSSSKLNGVIENIKTGKIASIQIQYDRNGNLAKQIAAQIESQTNLQASLLQSSPPDSATVTYERNRVTLIVRSK; this is translated from the coding sequence ATGGAAATATTCGAAAGAGAACTCTTACACTTAGATTCCATGAAATTCCTGCGTAACCTTATTGCCTTCGTAGCAATTTCCACCTCATTCAATGCGCTTGCCGCTTTTGAGGACTGCAAGGACCTTTTCCCAGCTCAGCAAATACCAACAACCCCTCAAGCCGGACGTGATCTCTGCTTTGATAGCTTTGCCATCTACTACTCCCCTCAAGATAAGAAGCCCATCTATACAGTCGAGAGACTCAACAAAGAGCAGTTTTCTTCCCCGCATCCACGCAGAAGCAATCAGTTTTATGAAGAAGCCAGACTGCCGTTTGCAGAGCGCTCCCTTCTGGCAGACTACCGTGGCAGCGGCTACGACCGTGGGCACAATGCTCCAGCCGGGGATATGAGTAATGAACGCGCCATGGCTCAATCATTCTCGCTGGCAAATATGATGCCCCAGGCTAGGCAGAATAATCAGGGTATCTGGGCTAAAAATGTTGAGGAGCCTACCAGAGCCTACGTCAAAAGAGCTTTTGGCGACGTTTATGTTTTTACGGGCTCAACTGGAAATATTGGCAGCATTGGTCGAAGTCGTGTGACGATTCCAGGTTACATCTATAAGTTAGTCTACGACCCCAGCAAAAATACTGCCTGGGCTTACTGGGTTGAAAATACTAACGATGCGATGATGAGTCCGCCAATTTCTTATCAAGAATTGGTGCAAAAAACGGGGATTGATTTTCATTTGCCGCTTGATGGTAATAGCAATCAGCCGCCTCTTGCAGCGACAGAGCCCATGAAATCAAAGGCCCAGAAGCCATTACTTGGTGGTTGGTACCCCGTATTTTTTGATGAATACTCATCTAGCAAACTGAATGGCGTCATTGAGAACATCAAGACAGGCAAGATTGCGAGCATTCAGATTCAATATGACCGCAATGGGAATTTAGCAAAACAGATTGCCGCTCAAATTGAATCGCAAACTAATCTACAAGCCAGTCTGCTGCAAAGCAGCCCACCTGACTCTGCAACCGTGACTTATGAACGGAATCGCGTCACTCTGATTGTTCGTTCAAAGTAA